Proteins encoded together in one candidate division KSB1 bacterium window:
- a CDS encoding thymidylate kinase translates to MSEPGTDYIGVGLPYVDISDISGKLIVIEGTDGVGRSTQIDELRRWLEVNGYGVVTTGWTRSSLMGKAIDEAKEGHTLNVHTYSLLYAADFADRLEHEIIPALKAGFIVLADRYVYTAFARALVRGADRDWIRKVFGFALQPHMVFYMTIELEQLVPRVINSDTLRERYWADGYGEGLNYWESGMDLKLGEDFYDSFVEYQRLILAEFDRMSEEYKFHVVSASRSLQDTNRRLKEGIEALLNRG, encoded by the coding sequence ATGTCTGAACCCGGGACCGATTACATCGGCGTCGGCCTGCCGTACGTTGACATCAGCGACATCAGCGGGAAGTTGATCGTGATTGAGGGTACCGACGGCGTCGGCCGTTCGACGCAAATCGATGAGCTGCGGCGTTGGTTGGAGGTGAACGGGTATGGCGTGGTGACTACGGGCTGGACGCGCTCGAGTTTGATGGGCAAGGCCATCGACGAGGCGAAAGAAGGCCACACGCTAAACGTGCACACGTACAGTTTGCTGTATGCGGCGGATTTCGCGGACCGGCTGGAGCACGAGATCATTCCGGCGTTGAAGGCCGGCTTTATCGTGCTGGCGGATCGCTACGTGTACACGGCGTTTGCGCGGGCGCTGGTGCGGGGCGCGGACCGGGACTGGATTCGCAAGGTGTTCGGGTTCGCGTTGCAGCCACACATGGTGTTTTACATGACGATTGAGCTGGAGCAGTTGGTGCCGCGGGTGATCAACAGCGATACGTTGCGGGAACGCTATTGGGCGGATGGTTACGGCGAGGGCTTGAACTATTGGGAATCGGGGATGGATCTCAAGCTGGGGGAGGATTTCTACGACAGTTTTGTGGAATATCAGCGGCTGATTCTCGCGGAATTTGACCGGATGTCCGAGGAATACAAGTTTCACGTTGTTAGCGCGTCGCGCAGTTTACAGGACACGAATCGTCGGCTGAAGGAAGGGATCGAGGCCTTACTGAATCGTGGCTGA